A region from the Coleofasciculus sp. FACHB-T130 genome encodes:
- the tgt gene encoding tRNA guanosine(34) transglycosylase Tgt: MGFSFQCQARCRHTQARAGTFLTPHGLVETPKFMPVGTLATVKSVTIDQLEATGAQMVLANTFHLHLQPGEAIVAGAGGLHRFMGWKKPMLTDSGGFQVFSLSELRKITEEGVTFRSPRDGRMIHLTPERSIQIQNELGADVIMAFDECPPYPAERSEVMAATERTYRWLERCINANQRPNEQALFGIVQGGVYLDLRVAAAESLAELNLPGYAIGGVSVGEPAELIHQIVRATAPVLPAEKPRYLMGVGTYREMAQAIAAGIDLFDCVIPTRWARHGTVMVQGERWNLKNAQYREDFSSLDASCPCYTCQNFSRAYLCHLVRTREILGYTLLSIHNITELIRFTQRIREAILGDRFVTEFGHWLDTPTE, from the coding sequence GTGGGATTTTCGTTTCAATGTCAGGCGCGTTGTCGCCATACGCAGGCACGAGCCGGGACTTTTTTGACACCACATGGCTTAGTAGAAACACCTAAGTTTATGCCGGTAGGGACGCTGGCGACTGTCAAATCTGTGACAATCGATCAGCTGGAGGCAACGGGTGCCCAAATGGTTTTGGCGAATACCTTTCACCTCCACTTGCAACCTGGAGAAGCAATTGTGGCGGGTGCAGGTGGGCTGCACCGCTTTATGGGCTGGAAGAAGCCGATGCTGACAGATTCTGGCGGCTTCCAGGTGTTTAGCTTGAGCGAGTTGCGGAAAATTACTGAAGAGGGTGTAACTTTTCGCTCTCCCCGCGATGGGCGGATGATTCATCTAACGCCGGAGCGGTCAATCCAAATTCAGAACGAACTGGGAGCAGATGTCATTATGGCATTTGATGAGTGTCCGCCTTATCCAGCGGAGCGCTCAGAAGTCATGGCGGCAACAGAGCGGACTTATCGGTGGCTGGAACGATGTATAAATGCTAACCAACGTCCGAATGAGCAAGCTTTGTTTGGGATTGTTCAAGGTGGCGTTTACCTGGATTTGCGAGTTGCGGCTGCTGAGTCATTAGCGGAGTTAAATTTGCCAGGATACGCGATTGGCGGCGTCAGCGTGGGAGAACCGGCGGAACTGATTCACCAGATTGTGCGGGCGACTGCGCCAGTGTTACCCGCCGAAAAGCCTCGTTACCTGATGGGTGTGGGCACTTATCGAGAAATGGCACAAGCGATCGCTGCGGGTATCGATTTATTTGACTGTGTGATACCCACTCGCTGGGCGCGTCACGGTACTGTGATGGTACAGGGAGAACGCTGGAATTTGAAAAACGCTCAGTACAGAGAAGATTTCAGTTCCCTGGATGCGAGTTGTCCTTGCTACACCTGCCAGAACTTCAGTCGCGCTTACTTGTGTCATTTAGTGCGAACGCGAGAAATCCTCGGTTACACCTTACTCTCAATTCACAACATTACTGAATTGATTCGGTTTACCCAACGAATCCGGGAAGCAATTTTAGGCGATCGCTTTGTCACGGAATTTGGTCACTGGCTAGACACTCCAACAGAATAA
- the cobS gene encoding adenosylcobinamide-GDP ribazoletransferase, with amino-acid sequence MQIFSFWKGFLGAIAFYTCIPIPSGWTLEFRGIARWAPLVGLFIGGLLALLDTCFQLLGVPMLTRSAMVVVAWIALTGGLHLDGAMDTADGLAVQDFSSDKLRERQRRLKVMADSVMGAFGAMAAIALLLLKTSALSDLESYRWSALMVAAGWGRWGQVVAIACYPYLKAEGKGAFHKESIRTPQDILLGLLVLFALMGLQIVLSPTRWPAAVGTAAAGCAIAFLTGVWFHRQLGGHTGDTYGAVVEWTEALLLCAIASLYSHFSG; translated from the coding sequence GTGCAAATTTTCTCATTTTGGAAAGGATTTCTGGGTGCGATCGCGTTTTACACCTGTATTCCGATTCCATCTGGATGGACATTAGAATTTCGCGGCATTGCGCGTTGGGCACCTTTGGTGGGTTTATTTATTGGAGGGTTACTCGCTCTTCTGGATACTTGTTTTCAACTGCTGGGTGTCCCAATGCTGACTCGCTCTGCAATGGTCGTTGTTGCTTGGATTGCCCTCACCGGGGGTCTGCATCTGGATGGGGCTATGGATACAGCAGATGGACTGGCAGTGCAGGATTTTTCTTCGGACAAGCTACGCGAACGGCAGCGGCGTCTAAAGGTGATGGCAGATAGCGTCATGGGTGCGTTTGGGGCGATGGCAGCGATCGCGCTGCTGTTATTAAAAACATCTGCTCTGAGTGATTTAGAATCTTATCGGTGGTCGGCGCTAATGGTAGCGGCTGGATGGGGGCGCTGGGGACAAGTAGTAGCGATCGCTTGCTATCCTTACCTCAAAGCGGAGGGTAAAGGTGCCTTCCATAAAGAATCCATTCGGACGCCTCAAGACATCCTGCTGGGATTGCTGGTGCTATTTGCCCTGATGGGATTACAGATCGTCCTATCGCCGACTCGGTGGCCCGCAGCGGTGGGAACAGCCGCCGCAGGATGCGCGATCGCGTTTTTAACAGGAGTCTGGTTTCACCGCCAGCTAGGCGGTCATACCGGCGATACCTACGGGGCAGTTGTAGAGTGGACAGAAGCTTTGTTATTGTGCGCGATCGCTAGCCTCTACTCTCACTTTTCGGGCTAA
- a CDS encoding DUF1565 domain-containing protein translates to MTPQGFPDRFSHSSSIRFAKRFAGVVPVRASLLSALLLWSGGVMALPAATLTPPSTQIAQLPASANVVYVNQSTGNDTASAGTSENTPYRTITYALQQARSGTVVQLAPGSYTADTGEVFPLLVKQGVILRGDEQSKGQTVAIIGGGGYVSPTFSGQNIAIRAEKDSEVRGLTITNPNRRGTGLWIESTNATVSNNTFSSNDREGVFVTGTATPKIESNIFTRNKGNGISVAKTAQGEVRNNLFQETGNGIVLTETASPLLADNRIVQNVDGIVASNSAAPVLRNNIIEANTRYGVVASGDAQPNLGTQENPGQNRIRNNVRFDVANLTRTNTIIAVGNDIDSKKISGRVDFVATSIPSGGFADVQGNWAQAYIEALVAKDVIAGFPDGTFRPNEPVTRAQFAAIINKAFSPAQIQPGINFVDVKTNYWAYQAIQSAYRGGFLSGYPGQVFRAEQRIPRVQVLVSLASGLKLRSEDTNVLSVYNDATQIPSWASTAIAGATQKQLVVNYPTLAQLNPSRDATRAEVAAFVYQALVNAGRAEAISSPYLVKAP, encoded by the coding sequence ATGACACCCCAGGGTTTTCCCGATCGTTTCTCCCATTCTTCTAGCATCCGTTTCGCCAAACGTTTCGCTGGTGTCGTACCCGTCCGGGCGTCCCTGCTAAGCGCTTTGTTACTTTGGTCTGGCGGGGTCATGGCACTTCCTGCGGCTACCCTTACCCCGCCATCAACGCAGATAGCTCAACTTCCTGCAAGCGCGAACGTTGTCTACGTCAACCAATCCACGGGCAACGATACTGCCAGTGCTGGCACCAGTGAAAACACACCCTATCGCACTATCACCTACGCCCTCCAGCAAGCCCGCTCTGGCACAGTCGTACAATTAGCTCCAGGTTCCTACACGGCTGATACGGGTGAAGTTTTCCCCCTCCTTGTCAAACAAGGCGTCATTTTGCGCGGCGATGAGCAAAGCAAAGGGCAGACTGTAGCGATTATTGGCGGCGGCGGCTATGTTAGTCCCACCTTTTCCGGTCAGAACATTGCAATACGAGCAGAGAAAGACAGTGAAGTCAGAGGATTGACCATCACTAACCCGAATCGTCGGGGAACTGGACTGTGGATTGAATCTACCAATGCAACAGTCAGCAACAACACCTTTTCGAGCAACGACCGGGAAGGAGTTTTCGTCACCGGGACAGCTACCCCCAAAATTGAAAGCAATATCTTTACCAGAAATAAGGGGAATGGCATTTCAGTCGCTAAGACAGCGCAAGGAGAAGTCCGCAACAATCTGTTTCAAGAGACGGGGAATGGGATTGTCCTAACTGAGACGGCATCGCCTTTGCTCGCAGACAACCGCATTGTCCAAAACGTTGATGGAATCGTCGCCTCCAACTCCGCTGCCCCAGTCCTGCGTAACAACATTATTGAGGCAAACACGCGGTATGGAGTCGTAGCAAGCGGAGATGCCCAGCCCAATTTAGGGACTCAAGAGAATCCTGGGCAAAATCGGATTCGCAACAATGTTCGTTTCGATGTTGCCAACCTAACGCGCACGAATACTATCATCGCGGTCGGCAACGATATTGATTCTAAGAAGATTTCCGGGCGCGTGGATTTTGTGGCGACGTCGATACCTAGCGGTGGTTTTGCCGATGTTCAAGGGAACTGGGCGCAAGCCTATATCGAAGCTTTAGTTGCTAAAGATGTAATTGCTGGTTTCCCTGATGGGACTTTCCGCCCCAACGAACCTGTCACCCGCGCTCAGTTTGCCGCGATTATCAACAAGGCTTTTTCACCAGCACAGATACAGCCTGGGATTAATTTTGTCGATGTCAAAACTAATTATTGGGCTTATCAAGCGATTCAAAGCGCTTACCGGGGAGGCTTTTTGTCTGGGTATCCGGGTCAAGTTTTTAGAGCCGAACAGCGCATTCCCAGAGTGCAGGTTTTAGTTTCTTTAGCGAGTGGTTTGAAGTTGCGCTCTGAGGATACAAATGTACTGTCTGTTTACAACGATGCCACCCAGATTCCTAGCTGGGCCAGCACAGCGATCGCTGGCGCAACTCAGAAACAGCTGGTGGTCAACTATCCCACACTGGCTCAGCTCAATCCTAGTCGTGATGCCACCCGTGCTGAAGTCGCCGCTTTTGTCTACCAGGCGCTGGTGAATGCCGGTCGTGCTGAGGCGATTTCTTCACCTTATCTAGTCAAGGCTCCATAA
- a CDS encoding photosystem II reaction center protein K, which yields MEAALLLAKLPEAYSFFDPLVDVLPIIPVFFLLLAFVWQASVGFR from the coding sequence ATGGAAGCAGCACTGCTGTTGGCAAAACTGCCGGAAGCTTATTCCTTCTTTGACCCCCTGGTAGACGTTCTCCCGATCATCCCCGTGTTCTTCTTGTTGTTGGCTTTCGTTTGGCAAGCATCTGTGGGTTTCCGCTAA
- a CDS encoding TerC family protein — MLDQILNSPLNPGLEAPLVLLVLVVLEAVLSADNAIALAAIAQGLEDSTLQRRALNFGLAVAYILRITLILTATWVIQFWQFELLGALYLLWLVFQYFTSDEGEAQEHHGPRFASLWHAIPIIAVTDLAFSLDSVTTAIAISKDTWLVLTGGTIGVITLRFMAGLFIRWLDEFVHLQDAGYITVALVGLRLLCKAIQPDLVPPEWLTIACIGVIFAWGFSQRVPAEQTAEIQQKEEQKR, encoded by the coding sequence ATGCTAGACCAAATCCTGAACTCTCCGCTCAATCCGGGACTTGAAGCTCCCCTTGTACTGCTTGTTCTAGTTGTATTAGAGGCAGTGCTGTCAGCGGATAACGCGATCGCCCTAGCAGCTATTGCCCAAGGCTTAGAAGACAGCACGCTCCAGCGTCGCGCCCTCAACTTTGGATTAGCAGTTGCCTACATCCTCCGAATCACTTTGATTCTGACAGCAACCTGGGTAATTCAGTTCTGGCAGTTTGAGTTATTAGGGGCACTCTATCTGCTTTGGCTGGTGTTTCAGTATTTTACTTCTGATGAAGGGGAAGCTCAGGAACATCATGGGCCGCGATTTGCTTCTCTATGGCATGCAATTCCGATAATCGCCGTCACCGATTTAGCTTTTTCCCTCGATAGCGTCACTACAGCGATCGCAATTTCTAAAGATACCTGGCTGGTTCTCACCGGAGGTACGATTGGAGTGATTACGCTGCGGTTTATGGCTGGCTTATTCATCCGTTGGCTGGATGAATTTGTCCATCTTCAGGATGCTGGCTATATCACCGTTGCCCTTGTCGGATTGCGATTGCTCTGCAAAGCGATTCAACCAGATTTAGTGCCGCCAGAGTGGTTAACCATTGCCTGTATTGGGGTGATATTTGCCTGGGGATTTTCTCAGCGCGTCCCCGCTGAGCAAACCGCAGAGATTCAGCAGAAGGAAGAGCAAAAGCGTTAG
- the infB gene encoding translation initiation factor IF-2 — protein MNNGKVRIYELSRELDLENKDILGICERLNIAVKSHSSTITESEAESIRSAAEKQAAARPASRARAPMDQRKTAPPAAQSVRPRLENKPQILEIRQHKSGSGSNAPQQPGEQVAIPPQPPVRQQTPSPMKPTSLNKPVRPSQRDNPPVVEVVEAEKLQVDPVEAPPIPAPKAVEPAPHLVEPPMRQAGERPAPSNVERPVLKRAKVETATSSPVSAPQRVGPASGAPERTNASAPPAPVRTERPAAPAPPRVPELHSPPQRPVRPSMPVGRRPGGAGDTQLEPGSSRSKLLRDENDEGLGTPDTLGEEARKPNPPRLVGPNKRKPEWEDEEEENPDKAGKAGAKAKRRVQPLIDDDEDFDTDLEELPAALQVSLSVARPPKQQKARPASPVVVAAEREKRKPQMQRGEGQSNDRDRRREPAAKAERPENLVLTGSMTVQELATALAVQETEIIKTLFFKGFAINITQTLDIPTITMVAKELGVEVETQEEQAAATKVTEMVTEEDLDHLQRRPPVVTIMGHVDHGKTTLLDSIRKTKVAQGEAGGITQHIGAYHVDVEYEGKTQQVVFLDTPGHEAFTAMRARGTRVTDIAILVVAADDGVQPQTIEAISHAKAAEVPIVVAINKVDKPDAQQDRVKQELTQYGLQPEEWGGDTIMVPVSAIKGENLDTLLEMILIQAEVLELSANPDRAAKGTVIEANLDKSRGPVATLLVQNGTLRVGDVLVVGSVLGKVRAMIDDRGDRVTAAAPSFAVEVLGLSDVPAAGDEFEVYPNEKEGRAIASVRADEQRQSRLQQVMASRRVTLNTLSAQAQEGDLKELNLILKADVQGSVEALLGALGQLPQNEVQVRVLLAAPGEVTETDVDLAAASGAVIVGFNTTLASGARQAADQAGVDVREYNIIYKLLDDIQGAMEGLLEPEQVEEPLGQVEVRAVFPVGRGSVAGCYVLSGKVVRNCRVRVRRNSQIVHDGVLDSLKRMKEDAKEVNAGYECGIGVDRFNAWVEGDIIEAYQMVSKRRTLSPN, from the coding sequence ATGAACAACGGCAAAGTAAGAATTTACGAGTTATCGCGGGAATTGGATTTGGAGAATAAGGATATTCTAGGAATTTGTGAGCGGCTCAATATTGCAGTCAAGAGCCACAGCAGCACAATAACTGAATCGGAGGCGGAGAGTATTCGCTCGGCGGCAGAAAAACAGGCAGCAGCCCGACCAGCTTCACGTGCGCGGGCTCCAATGGATCAACGTAAAACAGCACCGCCAGCCGCTCAATCGGTGCGACCCCGGCTAGAAAACAAGCCGCAAATTCTGGAGATTCGTCAGCATAAATCTGGGTCTGGTTCTAACGCACCACAACAGCCGGGAGAACAGGTCGCGATTCCTCCCCAACCACCAGTAAGACAGCAGACGCCATCACCCATGAAGCCGACAAGTCTGAATAAACCAGTGCGTCCTAGCCAGCGGGATAATCCTCCTGTAGTAGAAGTAGTAGAAGCAGAAAAACTACAGGTAGACCCAGTAGAGGCTCCTCCTATTCCAGCTCCGAAAGCTGTTGAACCAGCTCCCCATCTGGTTGAACCTCCCATGCGACAAGCAGGGGAGCGTCCTGCGCCAAGTAATGTGGAGCGGCCTGTATTAAAACGTGCCAAGGTAGAAACAGCTACTAGCTCGCCTGTCAGCGCACCCCAAAGAGTAGGACCAGCGAGCGGGGCACCCGAAAGAACTAACGCCTCGGCTCCTCCGGCCCCCGTCAGAACGGAGCGACCTGCTGCCCCGGCTCCACCACGAGTTCCAGAACTGCACTCGCCCCCCCAAAGGCCAGTGCGACCTTCCATGCCTGTTGGTAGACGCCCAGGCGGTGCTGGTGACACGCAACTAGAACCTGGTTCCAGTCGCTCGAAGCTACTACGGGACGAAAATGATGAAGGTTTGGGAACGCCCGATACTCTGGGAGAAGAGGCAAGAAAACCGAATCCCCCCCGTCTCGTCGGTCCCAATAAGCGAAAACCTGAGTGGGAAGATGAGGAAGAAGAAAACCCAGATAAAGCAGGCAAGGCAGGTGCTAAAGCCAAGCGTCGGGTTCAACCCCTCATTGATGACGACGAAGACTTTGACACGGATTTAGAGGAATTGCCAGCAGCATTACAGGTGAGTCTATCTGTGGCTCGTCCTCCCAAGCAGCAGAAAGCTCGTCCAGCCAGCCCAGTCGTGGTGGCAGCGGAAAGAGAGAAGCGGAAGCCTCAAATGCAGCGCGGCGAAGGGCAAAGCAACGATCGCGATCGCCGTCGCGAACCTGCTGCTAAAGCAGAACGTCCGGAAAATCTGGTGTTAACGGGCAGTATGACCGTTCAAGAACTTGCTACGGCCTTAGCAGTTCAGGAAACAGAGATTATCAAAACTCTGTTCTTTAAAGGCTTTGCGATTAATATCACCCAAACCCTAGATATCCCAACCATCACAATGGTGGCGAAAGAACTGGGCGTAGAAGTGGAGACGCAAGAAGAACAAGCTGCGGCGACAAAAGTAACGGAGATGGTGACAGAGGAAGACCTCGATCACCTGCAACGCCGTCCGCCAGTGGTGACGATTATGGGTCACGTAGACCACGGGAAAACAACTCTGCTCGATTCCATCCGCAAAACCAAGGTAGCGCAGGGAGAAGCTGGGGGAATTACTCAGCACATCGGTGCCTACCATGTGGATGTGGAATATGAAGGAAAAACTCAGCAAGTTGTGTTCCTAGACACCCCCGGTCACGAAGCCTTTACAGCAATGCGGGCGAGGGGAACGCGAGTCACCGACATCGCTATTCTGGTGGTTGCAGCCGATGATGGCGTCCAACCCCAGACAATTGAAGCAATCAGCCACGCGAAAGCTGCTGAGGTGCCAATTGTCGTGGCGATCAACAAAGTTGATAAACCGGATGCCCAGCAAGACCGTGTGAAGCAAGAGTTGACCCAGTACGGTCTGCAACCCGAAGAATGGGGCGGCGATACCATCATGGTTCCCGTGAGCGCCATCAAAGGGGAAAACTTGGATACCCTGCTGGAAATGATTTTGATCCAGGCCGAAGTTTTAGAACTCTCTGCAAACCCAGACCGCGCAGCTAAGGGTACGGTAATTGAAGCCAATCTAGATAAGTCGAGAGGCCCAGTTGCTACCTTGCTGGTGCAAAATGGTACGTTGCGAGTTGGTGATGTCCTGGTAGTTGGCTCAGTATTGGGCAAAGTCCGGGCGATGATCGACGACCGGGGAGATCGGGTAACGGCAGCGGCACCATCGTTCGCGGTGGAAGTGTTGGGCTTGAGCGATGTCCCAGCGGCTGGCGATGAGTTTGAAGTCTATCCAAACGAAAAAGAAGGTCGCGCGATCGCAAGTGTCAGAGCCGACGAGCAACGCCAGTCACGCCTGCAACAGGTCATGGCATCCCGCCGAGTCACTTTGAATACCCTCTCAGCTCAAGCGCAGGAAGGCGATCTCAAAGAACTCAACTTGATTCTGAAGGCAGACGTTCAAGGTTCCGTAGAAGCTCTTCTGGGCGCGCTCGGACAGCTGCCACAAAATGAGGTACAAGTTCGGGTGCTGTTAGCGGCTCCTGGAGAAGTCACCGAGACAGACGTTGACTTAGCGGCTGCCAGTGGCGCTGTAATTGTTGGATTTAATACCACCCTTGCCAGTGGTGCGCGGCAAGCAGCGGATCAAGCAGGAGTCGATGTGCGCGAATACAACATCATCTACAAACTGCTAGATGATATTCAAGGTGCAATGGAAGGTCTGCTAGAACCGGAGCAGGTGGAAGAGCCTCTGGGTCAAGTCGAAGTCCGGGCTGTCTTCCCAGTCGGTCGTGGCTCCGTCGCTGGTTGCTATGTGCTGTCGGGTAAAGTGGTTCGTAACTGCCGAGTGCGGGTGCGCCGCAACAGTCAGATAGTTCATGATGGCGTCTTAGATTCCCTCAAGCGGATGAAAGAAGATGCCAAGGAAGTCAATGCTGGATACGAATGCGGCATCGGAGTCGATCGTTTCAATGCCTGGGTAGAAGGCGACATTATCGAAGCTTACCAAATGGTTAGCAAGCGCCGTACCCTCTCGCCAAATTAA
- the ndk gene encoding nucleoside-diphosphate kinase: MERTFVMVKPDGVQRNLAGEVIRRFEAKGFTLVGLKLMSVSRELAEQHYDVHRERPFFAGLVEFITSGPVVATVWEADGVVAAARKMIGATNPLTAEPGTIRGDYGVSIGRNLIHGSDAIETAQREIALWFKDEELVSWKPSLTSWIYE, translated from the coding sequence TTGGAACGGACATTTGTCATGGTCAAGCCTGATGGTGTACAGCGCAACCTCGCGGGTGAGGTCATCCGGCGCTTTGAAGCCAAAGGTTTTACTCTGGTTGGCTTAAAGTTGATGAGTGTGAGCCGGGAACTGGCAGAGCAGCACTATGACGTACACCGAGAAAGACCGTTTTTTGCGGGTCTGGTCGAGTTTATCACCTCTGGCCCAGTAGTCGCGACGGTATGGGAAGCCGATGGAGTGGTCGCAGCCGCTAGAAAAATGATTGGGGCGACTAACCCACTGACCGCTGAACCGGGTACAATTCGCGGCGATTATGGAGTCAGTATTGGTCGCAACCTCATCCACGGTTCCGACGCTATCGAAACCGCGCAGCGCGAGATTGCTCTGTGGTTTAAAGATGAAGAACTGGTGAGCTGGAAGCCGAGCTTGACTTCCTGGATCTACGAGTAA
- a CDS encoding tetratricopeptide repeat protein, producing MNARAINFQDQAKHQNGSPVSLTTGTVPRRFNLVTSVSGGHQNQSLRSLRALAKEKAQHGDRNGAIAILTTLIELNPSSATDYNNRGLIYFQNGQKEQAIADYNTALELDPHLDSVYNNRANYYASLGQLAEAIADYEMTLDLNPGNVRAWINQGITFRDLGLYDLALENFDLVLRLGQLQGNIYAERGRTHHLHGDWNCAIADYQNALAVLAPFGSAGRLRLQVENWMNQLLKPISA from the coding sequence ATGAACGCTCGCGCAATCAATTTTCAAGACCAGGCAAAACACCAAAACGGTTCGCCGGTTTCATTGACCACCGGCACAGTTCCAAGGCGTTTTAATCTAGTCACCTCGGTATCTGGAGGACACCAGAACCAATCCCTGCGCTCTCTACGCGCTTTAGCAAAGGAAAAAGCTCAACATGGCGATCGCAACGGCGCGATCGCTATCCTGACGACTCTCATCGAACTGAACCCCAGCAGTGCCACTGACTATAACAACCGGGGGTTGATTTATTTCCAGAACGGTCAAAAGGAGCAAGCGATCGCCGACTATAACACGGCGTTGGAACTCGATCCCCACTTGGACAGTGTTTACAACAATCGCGCCAACTACTACGCTTCTTTAGGACAGTTGGCAGAAGCGATCGCGGACTACGAGATGACCCTGGATCTCAACCCTGGCAACGTTCGGGCTTGGATCAACCAAGGGATCACCTTTCGGGATCTGGGACTTTACGACTTGGCGTTAGAAAATTTTGACCTAGTGCTGAGATTAGGTCAGCTACAAGGGAATATCTACGCAGAGCGGGGTCGTACCCATCATCTGCACGGCGACTGGAACTGCGCGATCGCTGATTATCAAAATGCTTTGGCTGTGCTTGCTCCTTTTGGTTCTGCCGGACGCTTGCGCTTGCAAGTCGAAAATTGGATGAACCAACTGCTGAAACCTATCAGCGCTTGA
- a CDS encoding alpha/beta hydrolase: MRSLLLRSLPFVFSLAAATGILFSPSRADAANTVVLKYRFLRESVSVPELTTFAETGELSPALRAYLAMAGRKPEDLRKTLTQEVKVNALILDRVLNNQIGELVLGQVSDVVHTPGNGANIQSLRGAVMSSALPDNQITLIEILENYPTSEVHVEGDRLAEVFGKLKRLGQGLPNLSDLIRLGQ; this comes from the coding sequence ATGCGCTCTCTACTGCTGCGATCGCTACCTTTCGTGTTCTCTTTAGCCGCCGCTACGGGTATTTTGTTTAGCCCCTCTCGTGCGGATGCTGCCAATACAGTCGTGCTGAAGTACCGCTTTCTAAGGGAATCGGTATCTGTTCCCGAACTCACAACTTTTGCTGAAACGGGTGAACTTTCGCCAGCGCTACGTGCTTATTTGGCTATGGCAGGAAGAAAACCTGAGGATTTGCGAAAAACCCTAACGCAAGAAGTTAAGGTGAATGCCCTCATTTTAGATCGGGTACTCAATAACCAGATTGGGGAATTAGTCTTGGGTCAAGTCAGTGACGTGGTTCATACTCCCGGAAATGGCGCAAACATTCAGTCTTTGCGAGGAGCTGTGATGAGTTCAGCGCTTCCAGACAATCAGATTACCTTGATTGAAATTTTAGAAAATTACCCAACCTCAGAAGTTCATGTGGAGGGCGATCGCCTTGCTGAGGTTTTTGGCAAACTCAAGCGATTGGGACAGGGATTGCCCAATCTAAGTGATTTAATCAGGCTTGGTCAGTAG
- the psaM gene encoding photosystem I reaction center subunit XII: MSISDTQVYIALVVALFAGIMAFRLSTELYK; the protein is encoded by the coding sequence ATGTCGATATCCGATACCCAAGTGTATATTGCTTTAGTTGTGGCGCTGTTTGCTGGCATCATGGCATTCCGGCTATCAACGGAACTGTACAAGTAG
- a CDS encoding glutathione S-transferase family protein gives MLKLYGGARSRASIVKWYLEELGVPYEFVQLDMQAGAHLQPEFLAINPIGKVPAIVDGDFKLWESGAILLYLAQKYGKMPATLEEQAQTTQWVIFGNATLGPGIFVEASRERETPKLLTPLNEILAGQPFLLGEELTVVDVAVGSILAYIPMMLKLDLSEYPAVVTYIQRLSERPAFQKAMGSQG, from the coding sequence ATGTTGAAACTGTATGGCGGTGCCCGTAGTCGGGCATCCATTGTTAAGTGGTATCTTGAAGAGTTGGGCGTTCCTTACGAATTCGTCCAGCTCGATATGCAGGCAGGCGCTCATCTCCAACCAGAGTTTCTGGCAATTAACCCGATCGGAAAAGTCCCGGCAATTGTTGATGGAGATTTTAAACTCTGGGAGTCAGGGGCGATTCTGCTGTATCTCGCCCAAAAGTACGGCAAGATGCCAGCCACTCTGGAGGAACAAGCACAAACCACCCAATGGGTAATATTTGGCAATGCCACTTTGGGACCAGGGATTTTTGTGGAAGCAAGTCGGGAACGCGAAACGCCTAAGTTGCTGACACCGCTGAATGAAATTTTGGCAGGGCAACCATTTTTATTAGGCGAGGAACTAACGGTCGTCGATGTAGCAGTAGGGTCGATTCTGGCTTATATACCCATGATGCTGAAGCTCGACCTGAGCGAATATCCAGCAGTTGTTACCTATATCCAGCGACTCTCGGAACGTCCTGCCTTTCAGAAAGCAATGGGATCGCAGGGTTAA
- a CDS encoding low-complexity tail membrane protein, with protein sequence MRSFWLEPFLWIHLAGLATVPIWLELCWLGLAVGDPVLPVWLELFLVATVGIAPILWMQLSRPFNIFSILAVALKPSQLTLNQRRLLSQFKSPTNQLLAVLAAGFMLWVLWLIYQAAPLAATVTPLPPEWRFAGLLVASLAFLASNLFLQIPLSVARVLLTNEAAFSATQPCSAEEIPQQFTIPGLQVNQILPSEISETSAISANSVEPINAGIEAPASSD encoded by the coding sequence ATGCGCTCTTTTTGGTTGGAACCGTTCTTGTGGATTCATCTTGCTGGTCTGGCGACAGTTCCCATTTGGTTGGAACTATGCTGGCTGGGTTTGGCAGTTGGCGATCCCGTGTTGCCGGTGTGGTTGGAACTTTTTTTGGTTGCCACTGTAGGTATTGCACCCATACTGTGGATGCAGTTGAGCCGTCCTTTTAACATTTTTAGCATCCTGGCAGTGGCCTTGAAGCCAAGTCAACTGACGCTTAACCAGCGACGCCTGTTGTCACAGTTCAAGTCCCCTACGAACCAATTATTAGCCGTTCTGGCAGCTGGTTTCATGCTGTGGGTATTGTGGCTAATCTATCAAGCAGCACCCCTAGCGGCAACTGTTACACCACTTCCCCCAGAGTGGCGGTTCGCTGGACTGCTAGTAGCGTCACTGGCATTTCTGGCAAGCAATTTGTTCTTGCAGATACCGCTGAGCGTGGCGCGAGTCCTTTTGACTAACGAAGCGGCATTTTCTGCTACGCAACCCTGTTCAGCAGAAGAAATTCCGCAACAATTTACAATTCCGGGACTACAGGTAAATCAAATCTTACCTTCGGAAATTTCCGAGACATCGGCGATATCAGCCAACTCTGTAGAACCAATAAATGCAGGAATAGAAGCCCCAGCGTCCTCCGACTAA